ttccttccaactcaTGATAGCTCTCAGCATGAAGCATGCCTTGTGACTGATTTTTCCACCCACAAAACTGAAAAGCCAGTATGGGTTCTCAGCTTACTTGGGCATCGGTCAAGCCTTGAtattcattagaaaaataataatgaaaaagtatATCTGAACAACAAACTGAGCTTTGTAGAACTTAATGGTAAATAAGCAtctctaatttttctttgtctACACACTGCATGAAGGCAGTGGTGTACAAATCAAACAAATGGTGTACAGTCAAACAAATGAATCTCAGgattctgaattattttgcaGTACTGCCTGCATGAGCTGACAGGAAACTATTTAAttgattaattaattaattgaagTCCTTAGTTTGACATCTTGACATTGTGGTAGCAGTCAAGCACATGGATTTCAGTGTCTCTCCTTAGTTCCAGAATTCATTGCCTTCTTACAGTGGGTTTTagattgctttgtttttaattttcttttcacttttgttttttttttttcctgcttctcattGTTTTCATAAAGAAGTTGAACGCCTTGCATTACATGTGTAACCTTGGACTGTATTCAACTCAAATAAGATAATAAAATAGCCTAGCAAGTATGAACTTAATTGCAGTGATATCAAATATTATCCAAATAAAGCAGAGTACTAATTTCCATTGCGgtgtaaaaagaaattcattgagtacaaaagcaaattatttattataGTGACCAGTATAAATGTTTGCAGTGGAAATACTCTGTGATACTCTTTTCATAAGTATTTTTAGTACTGTATTgctaatgtatattttttatgtgGACAATTGTGAGTTCAAAGCTTTATagtataagaaataaaaattctgcaaaTTGAAAGCTGTGTTAAATTCCTGGCATATTGTTGTGATTTGACCTGGCAGgtggctaagcaccacacagtcatttgctcactccccccCCTTTTcaatatattcatatttaaaattgtaGCATAATTTAAAAGTTCTCAAATGCTCTTATTTGGATTACAGGGTCTATCAGCCAGTGACTGTTCCTGTATTTTGGTAGAGCATCTGGCAGAACAAGGTCTGGGCTTCTTGggaaatattctgattttttttctcctcaggtTGCATTTATTGCTATTCACAGAGTGCTGTTACTGTTTGCTCCAAAttgagctgcagagctcagtcaTAGCCACTAGAATAGCTTGGCTCTTCAGCCGTCCAAATGAAAGCCCGTATTGCAATTGTGATTGCTTTCACCATGACTACTATGGCTAATGGGAACAAGGCAATACTCAGCATCAGTGGTATGCATTCCTGGAAGGGCACTGTGAAGTCTTCAGCTCAGTATTTTAGTCTCGCACACTGAAATGTATGGTGCTTGAGCAGAAGCCAGTTTCTTACCTTGCATCTTAACTGCATTGTGTATCCAATGCCGGAGCATGCACTTGTTTCGTTTCTGACAAGTTGCTTGCTGGGGATTGCCATCTGAGAAGAGAGCACCAGCTCTTCTCTTCTAAgtaatcagattttaaaaagcattttaagaatTCTTCTCTTAGAAGCAAAGATTTACAAGGGCATGACCATGTGTGAAGAAAAGTTTCCCAGTCCCTCATGGTGTAGTGGACTTGAGTCAAAGCCTGAAAGCCACTAGAAATGCTCTCAGGGTAGAATTCATCTCAATTAATTGCATATATTTAGAAGATAGACATTTAAATCTGAGTTTGTCACCTTAGACAGTGAATTGGATTTGAGACTTCAAGGGGTACTTCTTCTGCCTTGAGTAAAAGATTTATCTTGAGATGAGATAAATTGTGCTGGACAGCTGCCTGTTTCTTCCTACTGAGTAGGATGACAACAGAGAGGTGACTAAACTGGGGCAAATGAATTCCATCCCTGATGACTGGGTTGGAGCTTGGTTCGAATTTTATGCCAGATAACATCTGGAAGCAATATAATCAGACTGTACGCACAATCTCTGAATCTCTCTGAAACACAACAGCTCCTTTTCCATCATATACTACATTACCAGCAAAAGATACAAATAACTGTTTCCTGCTGCTATAATAAAGGCTTGTAAAGATTCAGTGTTGCATAAATTGAAGcattaattttcctgttttatttaaatacaaagttaTTTTGGTCATTGCACTTGAAAGACCACAGAATAGATGAAAGTTCCGGGTTTGGAGCCAGAAGCCCAATTGACCCATTCATCAGTTTTCTGTTGTGCCGATCTCTGTGCTTTATTTGCTTCAGGTTCCAGTACAGTGGTCTGATATGATCACTCTGAAAGCCAGGATGACCAACTATGGCCTACCTAGGTACCAGTGGCTGACACATGCTTGGAATTTCTTTCAGAGGGAGGTAAGAAGACAGTACATTTGTGAACAGAATACACACTTAGTAAGTGTTACTTATCTCCTAATggaaaaagtttatttttaagtgagtAGGTGAGTGCAAGTTGAGTGAAAACCTGTGTAGTGATAGTGTCTTTTACTTCACTTGATATCCAGCTTCTGAGCTTTTGTGGGTCCTAAAGACACTATTATGTATCTTTTACAActtgattttccattttcttagaaattatatttattattcacAGGACATGCTGTAGCTTTACCTAATGCAGGTAAGTGGTTATaggttttcttgtgtttaagataaatacattttaaagacttgccacacacacacacacaaaaaaaaaagactactgaTTGATAGTGGAATAGTGGACAGTCATGACAAACCAAATAGCTTATTTCTGTTCAGTCACATGTTTAATTCTTAATATCATCAAAGTATCTAGCAGTTCGAGTCAAAGGAGTCAGAATGTCTATATCTAGTTACTGTACATAATCATGAGGCCtaagtaaaaataatacttaaaagTTATTAACATTCTGTTTGCCTATGCAAAAAATAAGAATGCTGCTAAATTCAGTTAAATTGCTAGCACTGTCTTCTCTTTTGCCAGTAATACTGGGACACCAACACCTTTTAGGATTATTGCAAACATTAAGAATATGATGTATGTAGAATTAAAATTCTTCAGGTAAAGTATGCTATTATAATATTAAACAGTCTTCCTGTATGCTCTTTTAGCTTCCTCTCATGGAGTGGCTATGTCCAAGATATGTGGTTACCTGCAATTGAGTGGGGAAGGAAGTTTGTTAAAAGATGCCAACACTGTCTCTTTGGCTGAGATTAGAGAAAGGaatcagaatttttattttgtttgaccGTggtggagaaaaacaaactgcacCAAAAAGCTGCCTTGTTCATTCACTGGTTTGCCTGATAGCCTACTAAAATtcagaactatttttaaagaGCAAAGTATTATGTtgcaaaaacatgaaatttcCTGAGGTAAAAGCCATTAACTCCAAATGTAACTCACATGCAGGAAGAGAACTCTTTAAATGCCTGTCATTGTGCTGCCTTGGTGAATTGTTGAAATCTATCATTGTTGCACAGATTTCCTGTTTATTTAGAGAGTTCCTGGCTGCACTTGGTTAGTCTATATTTATAGtaaaacctgaaagaaaaagtgaggACTACATGAGTTCAACATCCCTAcccccatcccctgccctgGTTATTCGAGTGCTATGTGAAACAGAGTAATCCTCCCTACACAAGTAGGGTGTTTATGTACCTCGGGTACTGTATCTTGGTTTAGATATATAGGtttgttaaataaaaagcttttttttatgcttctgGTTGTTGTAGTGTCATAATAATAGCTGGTTTTAAAGGGAGTACTAGAAGAAGCCGTGCCTTAATTCTTCTGGgggagaagaaattattttaaaaattaaatttcctaTGTTCCCTCTGTGACCAAAGGAATGATTTTGAGAAAGTTTGAAGTGGACTGGAAAGGCTCTTCACCAGTCCTAATGAACTGATGGAgtctaattttgttttgtttattcatAACTCAGATACTGAATGTGTGAGCATGGTATGTATTTTATGGTTGAATGAGCACACTGCATGAGCCCCTTCTTTAGTCAGCATTGTAattttttcagttcctgaagAGTCAGCTCTGATCATCTGtgtctttttccttctatgtCTTTTTCCCATCTGAGAAAGATGGGAAATGTATTCCCCTACCCACACCACCATCACCTCCCTTGCTGGTCTAATATCAGAGTTTTAACTATGCTAAGGAAGATAGGAAGGGTTATTTCAACTTGGAAGGGAAGAACTGTAGGGGGAAAAGAGAGATTTAAGAATAAGAAGAGGGTGTTCAGTGAGGTCCTCTTTACAGTTGCAATGAGGAGACAGAGCTtgagctttcatttaaaaagtccTGTGTTGGAAATCAGGCAGGATTTTGACTGGCTAAAGAACCAATAAAAACAGATGTTAAAGCTGTGTTGAAAgtcagaaaagggaagaagcGAGGTTTGTAAGAGGCCTGGTGTGCAAGCATTGTGTCTGGGCACTGATCTGTTTGATTGTGACTGAGAAGTGAAGTAATATACAGGAGTCTGGCTCTGAGGTGGGAAAATGTTGATTGTGTGGGTTATTACCAGGTGATGAAGTGCAAATAGAGAGGAAGCGAGGAGGACATTCAGGCAGACAGCAGCATTTTGTTCCTCCAGCAAGGCCTTTTCTCAGTCATATCAACTCCCTATCTGATGCCAAAAAAACAATCTGGTACAGCTGCTTCAGCCATTTTTTATGTGAATGCTGGGAATGCGGTAGGCCAGTCATTTGGCTTTAAATCTCCTGGTGTGCTTTTCAGAGAAGATGACAGGTTATTAGTCCTGGTGTTTTTTATAGCCAATTATGGCTCATCTGCTTTGCAGCCAGAGTCCCTACTTTTATGCTTGATTCTGttgcagtatttattttagtgtGATACCctcttctcctgtttttctttttcctttcagtatttgTGATTTCTGTACCATTTCCCCCGTCCcctttttatatcttttttctctgttttcagataaatcttctgtatgttttttctcatctgtttttcaaCAGGTATGTCCATAGCTGTAGCCTTGCAGGAATTGTCCTTACTACGAAAACCTTAATAATCTTTTATTACAGTTTACATTAGCCACAGATGTCACTGTTCATTACAGTCACTCTTTGGGATGCGATTATCACGTGTTCTTCCCTGTAATATGAGCAGCAAAACTACAGAGTAGGACAGTTTCTGTGAAGTGTCCTTTGAGGGGATGGTAGGGCTGTAAAGGACAACGATATCACTGACTGTTTCTAAGATGCTCATTGGTCACCGCGTTATTTCTTTCACACCATTTTTCTGTCAAAGTACAGGAGAGGAATACAGAAGAAGGTTCTTGTGCATATTTTGGtcctatttaaatatttcaaaagattttaGTAGGAATTTATTTATCTTGTTTGATGACTTACTTTTATGAAGAAGTAGCATCATTATTGCTGATCTTGGCTAATCCTTCCTTTGCAGTTTAAATGTTGTGGGGTGGTGTACTTCACAGACTGGCTGGAAATGACAGAGATGGACTGGCCGCCTGACTCCTGTTGTGTCAGAGAGTTCCCAGGATGCTCTAAGCAGGCACATCATGAGGATCTTAGTGATCTTTACCAGGAGGTAAGAGTTAAAATGAggatttttcagaaagctttatGCATTCTCTGATGCGCTTATTTTTCAAACTTACCTTATGCAGTGCGGCAGAAAGGTTTATTCGTACCAACTATGCCGTGTTCCAGATCAGAAAATACATGGGATATTTCACGGtacttttaaaatcctttctgtaTAGGAAAACTCAATAAACTCTCTTAAAAATCTAGAgtaagatgaagaaaaaaaaatatggcagttcctttcctctgtttgtgaagataatacagaaaacactgctaCAAGATCCTTAATGTCATGAATGGGACCCTCAGTTCTTTAGTTTTAGCGAAGAAACTCTAGCTATTGGTAATGATAAAATCTGAGGGAAGATAATCTATGTGACTACCAAACTGCAAGAATGTCCAGCTGACTAAGTTATATGACCTAATGGGTTAACTTTCTCATAAAAAAATTATGATCTCATGAGCTGCTTAGCTTCTGGGTAGtaagagaagagaaactgaaCGCAAATGTTCAGACTGACTCAGGCACGTCAACATGCGGTTTGGTAGTAGGCCAGCACTCTTCCACTTATTTGGGTGCCACCAGTATAGCTTAGGTAATTCCTGAGCCAAAGATACTGtgagatctttttctttctttaactcGAGGATGGAGGATGAATGGCAATGCACAAGTCAGATTTTCTGGGTACAAAACTGAGAATGAGTCCTTGAACCAGGCTGGGAACAGCgggctgatttttttcctgtgaaatccAAATAGAGATCAATAGTAGGACAAGCCCAGTCTTTGAAGATGGACTTCTGTAATGTTGACAAAGTTACCATTCGTGACTTTTTTCCCAAGAAGTAGCTGACCACATAGTTCAACATTTGTATGTACAGTGTAGTAATTTTCTTGGTCAGTTTTGGAAAGTAGAGACAACAGCTgtaaggaaagaggaagaaattcttctatACAGATCATTCGGGTCCTGAAATCATCCAGCGTGTTCCAAACTGTCAAACATGAAAGCTGCTAGATTCAGTGTGAGGTCCTACAATAAAAAGATGCCTACAGAAAGAGAATCAGAGATGCAATAGAAGTAAAATGACAAGTTCATCTCAGTCAAGTAGTTACCGGATCTGAGAAGATATGTGAAAATTAATAGTGAAAGATGATGTTGTGGCGTCCTTTTTAGTATTTCAGGAAACTGAAGTTTGGTTTGTTTCCGGTGAtgtaaaaaattgttttgttgcATCTGTGCTATAATTTTCTGCTAGGGTCTCTGAGCTCTCTGTGGTCTAAATTGAAGTCCTTTAAAGTAAAATTCTTGAGGAAAGAAAGGCGGCTAACTTCTACTTCTGCCTGAGAGTATTTTTGACCACAATTATGTTTCTGCTGGTGGATTttgaaaggtatttttaaaaaacgTTACTCTTCTTAAACTGCTTTTATTCTCATAAACTTCACCTTTGTGTAATTCATTGAAGAAATGAACCTGAGATAGTAGTTGGGAGGGAAATGCATGAGAGAACGGTGTAGCTTAGGAGGTTCGATTTAGTCTGAGGGCAAGAAGAGGTGTACTAGTTTTGTGAAAAGAAGCTGTAGCTTAAATAAAAGTAGTAGTTGATGGAGTTgatatcttcagagaaaaataaaaaatgcatgttttctaGCATAATTTTGTGTATGCTCAAAATTTGAATATATAACAGATCTGTTGAATGTGCTACTGATGATTtgtctgttctctgctgctctgtgaagTGGCTTATTTAAGATCTGGTCATGATTCTATTGGTATTATGGTGTTTCAGTAAAtcagaaaaacatgctttgtttccattttagtGCTGAAAATATCAATAATGATAATGATAGAATAAATGATCTGTAGCTCTGTAGGAGTTTGCAGCTAATATTCCTCTGAAAGTTCACTACAAAATTTTATAGTATTTTTGAGGTGTAAACACTAGCTTTGAGTTTAGTGACaaacttctgcttctgcctAACAAAGTATATTTGTGTACTCTTTAATTGCAGGCTACTAGCTATGAATGTGTTGTgtaagcagaaataaaatgcacaagTGTGAGGATAATGGGTGACTGGgtatttctcagttttgaagCTGACTTTGAACATGTATTAGAGCAGAACTGTAACAACGTCATTAAATGGAGGGAGACAGTCTATCTAGATTAAGCATAATTTGTCTCAGTTATGTGTCTGTTCTGCAGGAGACACCAGCGTTAATGTTATTGCTGTTTGTTAATGGATGTTTCCTCTAGGCAACAAATGAACTGAATTTGAATACTGCTGTGGTTGAACATCTTTAAATTGTGACCAGCTTGTACCTTAATCCTTTAAAGTTATCAAAGTATTAAAATGCAGCCAGTTtctctgtaattaaaaacaaatttggaAAGTAACATAATTACAACGCTCttatccaagaaaaaaagacaccaacATGATGAATTTTGTTCTTCATCAGTTACATAGCTTTTGCtatagttgtttttctttacacatTTCAAAGAATCCAaattttctccttgttctgtgtCTAAACTGTgttaattgaaattaaaaaaaaataaatgatgaacaGTATGAAGACATTAAGATCCTTTGTCTTACGTACAATTATGATGTAGTACATAGATCCAAAATGACAATCTGTTGACTGCAATGTGAATTTTGTGTTTCAGGAAAGAATCAGGCCTTTCATCAAATAGATTAATGACTGCAGCATTTGAAACAACAGGCTTTTGGGAATTTCAGTGTGATTGAGAAGTATTATTTGTCACATGCTGTCTTCAGATTCTGTCACTTTGAtcaattgctttcttttcatagaaAAGCTATAAGATGGATATAAACACAGAATAGTTGTGATGGTTCTAGAAGGTCTTCTGCTGGAACTAATGCCTCCTTAGGATTATCCTGTCATGATTATTGTCGTGATTATTACTTTGAATTTGCCCTTGCTGGTTGTGTTCCATTAATTTCTGTACTCTGAAGTCTGTAGGGTTTACCGTGGGCCGGAATAAGTAAGGGCTCACTCTTCAGAGTTTTATCCTTTTTAAGACACCAGCTTTTCTGATCAGAAGGAACACAGCTTGTTTACACTGCTGTCCAATAGTCTTCAGAGCCAGTGTCTTTGTGGGCTGTTGCTGACTTTGAGGTGCTTGAGAGACTTCCCAAAACCTTATGCAGTAATTGTTGGCCCCATAAGCAAACTGTGGAGCATGTGCTGTTGTTTTGATAAGAGCTGAGCAGTGAAAGAGCAATTATtctaaatttctgtttcttggaaACATCAATTTGTGgtatttaaaagtcatttttttcttcagaattttctgtgtaaataatTGCTTTGGATTTGCAGCTGTCCAGCAGCAGTAGGGAGAGGTGGTGGGTATGACCATCTTCCTGGTAGAGTGTGTGGATGGTAAGCTCTTCCGAGATCCCTGCCTGTTGCAGCTATTctcacaaaacaaagcaaggcaGTAATGCAGCAAGCTGACTTGAAAGCTCAAATGTCTGCAGAGGCTCAGTGGGAATAAGTCAGCAAGACAAGTGTTGGTCTTGCTACATCTAGCATAGACAGATAGTAATATGATAGGTAAATAGCTGGCATCTGATGGGTAGGGCTTAAAGGGTTACAATAAATGGGGTTACATCAGATTTGCAGCCAGTCTCTAGTGGGGTTCTTCGGGGCTCCATTTTAGtgccagttctctttaatgttttcttcaataACTTCTATGCAGGACTCAAATGTATATAAAGTAAGTTTGCAGAGGACACTAAATTAGGAGGAGCTATAGACTCCCTTAAGAGGAGAGGGACCTTGACAAATGAGAACAGCAGGCAATCACAAACagcatgaagttcaacaagaacaaGGGTCGGGTTCTGCATCTGGGACAGGGCAGCCCAGGATATATGTACAGAATGGGGGACAAGagactggagagcagccctgcagaaagggatCTATGGGATCTGGTTGTtggcaagttgaacatgaggCAGTGGTGTGCCCTGGGAGCCCAAAGGGTCAACTGCACACTGGGGTGCACCAGGCTCAGCATGGTCACCGGGTGAGGGGAAGGGTTGTCCCCTCTGCAAtgtgctgtgtggcctcacctcctgcactgggtgcaggtttggggcACCACAGTATGAGAAGGATACAGCcctccaaaggagggctatgaagataAGGAATGGTCTAGAGGGAAGGATGTATGAGGTCCCTTGGTTTAttcagcgcagagcagaggagctgaggggaggcctcatggtggctgcagctcctcacagggagcagaggggcagcgctgagctctgctctctgtgacagtgacagggcctgagggaacggcatggagctgtgtcaggggagggtctGGTTGGGTGataggaaaaagttcttcaccacaaggtggttgggcactggaacaggctgccccggggcagtgggcacagccccaagaTGCCGGAGTTCAAGCAGCATTTGGACAActctctcagacatagggtttgaattttgggtggtctttTGTAGAGCCCAgatttggacttgatgatccttgtgaaTATTCCATAGCGTATGAGTTCATTTTGAACTGGCAaatttctctgtcatttttcacAATATTGGCTTCATTGTTTCTTCCTTGTCACAACGACTTGAAGTtaatatgccttttttttctcccctccccccaccccccaaacAAATAGTCAACAGCCTTTTCAAAGACTTTGTGAAATTATTGTGTTTTAAGCAGCACTAGCTGTAAGTTGCTTAATCCTGCACAAGGCAAGATAAAACTGGCTGTTAGTGTAAAGCTATCACAAAAATGGTGGAAATTTCTACATTCCTATCAGAAATGATGCCAGATCATTTTTAGTGTATAGTCTGCAGATATGGGAGGCTGCCAAAGTGTAACTAGAAGGAATAATGACACATGTATATGATATTATTACCACTCAGTACTAATGATGATTAACAGCATGTAATTGCTTTTACAGTTTGTTGAAACCGCTTgagtttctttcaaaaaaataaataaataaataaagtgatAGTTGATAAGAACTCAGATCAACTTTGAGTGATTTTTTTGAACTGAAGAGTAGCATAGATCTCTAGGAGCTTGTTTTATGCAATAAATTCTCAGTGtatgagaaaactgaaatatggcATTGTGAAACTGATTAAAAAGTAGGCAAAATAGTTTTCAAAGTGTTGTTTGGAGAAAGTGAATGTTGGGGAGCCAGAAAAGCCAGTACTAGATAGGGTAATCTAAGCCTTGGGAATTGCAAGCCAAATAATATTGACTGATCTTTTTctatcttatttttgtttcataggGATGTGGtaaaaaaatgtacagttttTTGAGGGGGACAAAGCAATTGCAAGTGCTGAGATTTCTTGGAATCTCTATTGGAGTGACACAGATTCTGGCTATGATCCTCACTATTACTTTACTATGGGCTCTGTACTATGACAGAAGAGATCCTGGGGCGGATCAAATAATGTCCCTGAAGAATGATACCTCACAGCAACTGTCGTGCCATTCTGTGGAGCTACTGAAACCAAGCCTAACAGGAATCTTTGAACATTCATCCATGGCAAACAGCTTTAATACACACTTCGAAATGGAAGAATTGTAGGTGATGCAATTAATCTAAAAAGTTACTGGAGttttaatccttttttaaaaattttttattctgttccaTTAAGTATACAAAATATACCAATCTTCCTATGCTTCCAAAACCAGTTAATGATTGATAAAGAGACCTCTGTAGTAAGACAAATAAGCAAGTGTCTGCATTTCAGCCTCTTAGAAGAGCCATGAAacagaattgtttttgttttcttgttgttgtttgtttgttttaaggcATTCATTCACTGGGCACAGTAACAGTAACTTATTGTTACAAGACATGTAAAATACAGATTCATTCACATGTAGATGGAACCTCTAGGAAAGCATCAAGACACTTGTCTTCTGAGGAGATGACTGTCCTTTGGACAAACAAAATGTGACATTACTGAAATTGACTTTTGCATTTTTAGTAAGCCATTTggaaaatgtgttaaaataatCAGGGatctatgtatatataattgtgtgtttttgtgtgtgcatggaTGACAGAACTATAATTCAAGTAAATacttggattaaaaaaattgcaagatCTGTAAAAAGgacaagattttctttttctaacaaAACCTTTATCTTAGTTATTATTGTTAAAGATGttctaaaacatatttttatgtaacTATGTGACtaatttttaagtttaaatgtattaaagagggattaaaagcaaaaatatgatTCTGGACAATAGACTTCAATTTTCTGAGTACTAGAGAATTCTCATTTGAAACAGTTTGTTCTGTGGACTACTTcttagtaaaaagaaaagaaaaaacctaaGCATTCTTTCCAAAATGGGGATCAATATGGAGTAGCACATTTTTATAGATAAATCTTTTATCCTGTCTGTGATTCCCATGGAGGTAGAAACAAAAGTCTACATGGAAAATGCTTACAATTCTGGATGCTATTGCAATGATTGTAAAAGTGCATAAGGAGAAATAATACTTTGGCTTGTACTTCATTAAGAGATCTCTAGTGGCTTAAAATGCCAACTGGAAACAGCATTAAAACGTATTTATTGAGGTGGGGAAAGTgcattttactgtatttttatgaaTAATATTTGTTTCATAGGATTATTTTTACGTTCGGCCACGCTcctgaaatatatatttgttcCACTGAATACAGTAGCTTGTGGCAAATGGGTTTTTACatactacattttaaaaatacttgctttgtttttgaaatttgtaaaagaaaagaaaatgaaggtgtGATTTGATAGACAATAAAATCACTATTGTCTTAAATTCCATAatggctttttttattttgaagacaCAGAACGTGAATGCTTTGGTGAGATTTGGGAGGGTTCTCCTGCTAATGTGATTTAATTTGATGCGTCTTTACCAATTCCACTTATTCTGTCATGGAGAAACTGAACTGTGAATTTCActtgcttttttattgcttctACGAAAGCTTCCAAGGGATGGTGAAATTCTTCAGTTGTGTGggatgttgtttgtttttcagcagtccACCTCTGGGTGTAATTACTTCACAGGTACTGTTGCAAGCAAGATTACCTTTTGCTTTTGTACCTCTCCTACAGAAATGCTAATATTTATTCTGGGAGATtagaaaaaaggcaaaggatAGAGCTTCCCAAATTTTTGCTTGGAATGACTTTCTAATAAGTACTTTCTCATGCGAGTTTCTGAAATTCATATGCCCAACATTGCTGCACGTATCCAGAAGATTTCCATGCCCCTGCCCCCCGGTTAGCCAGGGTGGCATTTCTGTAGCTACAGACAAGGTtccatgtaggaaaaaaagcacgTGTCCAAGACAGG
The Numida meleagris isolate 19003 breed g44 Domestic line chromosome 1, NumMel1.0, whole genome shotgun sequence genome window above contains:
- the TSPAN12 gene encoding tetraspanin-12 isoform X1; translated protein: MAREDSVRCLRCLLYALNLLFWLMSISVLGVSAWIRDYLNNVLTLTAETRVEEAVILTYFPVVHPVMIAVCCFLILVGMLGYCGTVKRNLLLLVWYFGSLLVIFCVELACGVWTYEQEITVPVQWSDMITLKARMTNYGLPRYQWLTHAWNFFQREFKCCGVVYFTDWLEMTEMDWPPDSCCVREFPGCSKQAHHEDLSDLYQEGCGKKMYSFLRGTKQLQVLRFLGISIGVTQILAMILTITLLWALYYDRRDPGADQIMSLKNDTSQQLSCHSVELLKPSLTGIFEHSSMANSFNTHFEMEEL
- the TSPAN12 gene encoding tetraspanin-12 isoform X2, encoding MAREDSVRCLRCLLYALNLLFWLMSISVLGVSAWIRDYLNNVLTLTAETRVEEAVILTYFPVVHPVMIAVCCFLILVGMLGYCGTVKRNLLLLVWYFGSLLVIFCVELACGVWTYEQEITFKCCGVVYFTDWLEMTEMDWPPDSCCVREFPGCSKQAHHEDLSDLYQEGCGKKMYSFLRGTKQLQVLRFLGISIGVTQILAMILTITLLWALYYDRRDPGADQIMSLKNDTSQQLSCHSVELLKPSLTGIFEHSSMANSFNTHFEMEEL